Proteins from a genomic interval of Vanacampus margaritifer isolate UIUO_Vmar chromosome 4, RoL_Vmar_1.0, whole genome shotgun sequence:
- the dbx1a gene encoding homeobox protein DBX1-A, whose amino-acid sequence MMIPSVIAPPALYPGLYRPAAAALPLHHSLPAALPTHSSFLVEDLLRISRPASFLTRTPPTTATSFADVRADRGLSAVTRESCLPKTSSSKDATFLKFGVSAILAPSPKTPPSPPTIHSMHAKSFHVPCFDGTFQPMFRMPYLHAASSAVPIPGTFSWPLAARGKPRRGMLRRAVFSDVQRKALEKMFQKQKYISKPDRKKLASKLGLKDSQVKIWFQNRRMKWRNSKERELLSSGGCREQTLPTKANPHPDLSDVGKKSEDDDEDDEEAFGRQTTGSCGVSSPSLSSKHSDFSESDEEEITVS is encoded by the exons ATGATGATCCCAAGCGTCATCGCGCCCCCCGCCCTCTACCCGGGCCTGTACCGGCCAGCGGCAGCCGCTCTCCCGCTTCACCACAGCTTGCCCGCCGCCTTACCGACGCACTCCAGCTTCCTCGTGGAGGACCTACTGAGGATAAGCAGACCCGCAAGCTTCCTAACCCGGACGCCGCCGACCACTGCTACGTCTTTCGCGGACGTGCGCGCGGATCGCGGTTTGAGCGCCGTGACGCGCGAGTCGTGCTTGCCCAAAACGTCCAGCAGCAAAGATGCCACTTTCCTCAAGTTTGGAGTGAGCGCCATCCTTGCGCCGTCGCCAAAGACAC CACCCTCCCCCCCGACAATCCACAGCATGCACGCCAAGAGCTTCCACGTCCCCTGCTTTGACGGAACATTCCAGCCCATGTTCAGGATGCCATATTTACACGCAG CTTCTTCTGCCGTGCCAATCCCGGGAACCTTCTCGTGGCCCCTGGCCGCCCGAGGGAAGCCCCGCAGAGGGATGCTTCGGAGGGCCGTCTTCTCCGACGTGCAGCGCAAAGCTTTGGAGAAGATGTTCCAAAAACAGAAGTACATCAGCAAGCCGGACAGGAAGAAGCTGGCCTCCAAACTCGGCCTGAAAGACTCACAG GTGAAGATTTGGTTCCAGAACCGACGGATGAAGTGGAGAAACTCGAAAGAGCGCGAGCTGCTCTCGTCCGGCGGCTGCCGCGAGCAGACGCTGCCCACCAAGGCCAACCCGCACCCGGACCTCAGCGACGTGGGCAAGAAGTCCGAAGACGACGACGAGGATGATGAGGAGGCTTTCGGCAGGCAGACGACGGGCTCCTGCGGCGTCTCGTCTCCATCGCTCTCCAGCAAGCACTCGGACTTCTCAGAGTCGGACGAAGAGGAGATCACCGTGTCGTAG